Within Thermus filiformis, the genomic segment TCAAAAAGCCCCGGGGCGACGGCCACCACCCGGATCCCCCAGTCCGCCAGCTCCCGGGCGGCGGGGAGGGTGAGGGCCACCACGCCCCCCTTGCTCGCCGCGTAGGCCGCCTGGCCCACCTGCCCCTCAAAGGCGGCCACGCTCGCCGTGTTCACGATGACCCCCCGCTGCCCTTCCCGGTCCGGGGGGTTCTCCCGCATGGCCCAGGCGGCCAAGCGGAGGACGTTGAAGGTCCCCACCAGGTTCACCTCCACCACCTTGCGGAAGCTCTCCAGGTCGTGGGGGCCCTCCTTGCCCAGGATCTTCCGGGCGAGGCCGATCCCGGCCGCATTCACCACGGCGAAAAGGGGAGCCTCCTCCTGGGCCCTCGCCACCGCCCGCCCCACATCCTCCTCCCGGGTCACGTCCCCCTCCACGTGGAGAAGGTCCTCCTCCCCCCGCTTCAGGTCCAGGACCACCACCCGGTAACCCTTCGCCTTCAGGGCCAGGGCCGCTGCCCGCCCAAGCCCCGAGGCCCCACCCGTCACCAGCGCGCTCCTTTCCATGGCTCCTCCTTGGGAAGCAACCTAGATCCTCTGGATCACCGTGGCCGTGGCCTGGCCGTGGCCGATGCACATCACCTGGAGGCCCAGCTCCCCCCCGGTGCGCTCCAGCTCGTAAAGGAGCTTGGTCATCAGGACCGCCCCCGTGGCCCCCAGGGGGTGGCCGTGGGCGATGGCCCCGCCGTTCGGGTTCACCCGCTCGGGGTCCGGGGAGAAGTGGCGCATCCAGGCCAGGACCACGCTGGCGAAGGCCTCGTTGATCTCTATGACATCAAGGTCTTTTAGGGAAAGCCCGGCCCGCTTTAGGGCCTTCTCCGTGGCGGGGATGACCTCCAGAAGCTGCATCGTGGGGTCCCCCGCCACCACCACCCGGGCCAGGAAGCGGGCCCGGGGCCTAAGGCCCAAGGCCAGGGCCTTCTCCCGGTCCCCCAGGAGGAGGGCCGCCGCCCCGTCAGAGATCTGGCTGGAGTTCCCCGCCGTGACCACTCCGTCCTCCCGGAAGGCGGGCTTGAGGGCCAGCATCCGCTCGTAGTCCACGTCGGGCCGGACCCCCTC encodes:
- a CDS encoding 3-hydroxyacyl-CoA dehydrogenase; the protein is MERSALVTGGASGLGRAAALALKAKGYRVVVLDLKRGEEDLLHVEGDVTREEDVGRAVARAQEEAPLFAVVNAAGIGLARKILGKEGPHDLESFRKVVEVNLVGTFNVLRLAAWAMRENPPDREGQRGVIVNTASVAAFEGQVGQAAYAASKGGVVALTLPAARELADWGIRVVAVAPGLFDTPLLQGLPEKARASLAEQVPFPRRLGRPEEYAALVLHILENPMLNGEVIRLDGALRMAPR